Proteins encoded by one window of Myxococcus guangdongensis:
- the ruvB gene encoding Holliday junction branch migration DNA helicase RuvB, protein MVMARKSDTLSEEVLPEDVRLEASLRPRSFDEYVGQGSVVEKLKVYVQAAKSRGDALDHCLFSGPPGLGKTSLAHIIANELGAGIRIHVTSGPALERKGDLAGLLTSLDARDILFIDEIHRLNSAVEEYLYPAMEDFRLDITIDTGPAARAMKIDLPPFTLIGATTRTGLLTSPLRDRFQIQERLEYYDAQALELILHRSARILGIPLDKDAGREVATRSRGTPRIVNRLLRRLRDFAEVEGNGRISLELAKKSLDRLGVDASGLDSMDRKILLTILDKFGGGPVGVETIAASVGEQRDTIEDVYEPFLMQEGFLQRTPRGRMATHRTYQYFKKQPPPTPQGSLF, encoded by the coding sequence ATGGTCATGGCGAGGAAGTCCGACACTCTCTCCGAAGAGGTCCTCCCGGAGGACGTCCGGCTCGAGGCCTCCCTGCGTCCGCGCTCGTTCGACGAGTACGTGGGGCAGGGCTCCGTCGTCGAGAAGCTCAAGGTCTACGTGCAGGCGGCCAAGAGCCGGGGCGACGCGCTGGACCACTGCCTGTTCTCTGGACCCCCGGGCCTGGGCAAGACGTCGCTGGCGCACATCATCGCCAACGAGCTGGGCGCGGGCATCCGCATCCACGTCACCAGCGGCCCCGCGCTCGAGCGCAAGGGCGACCTGGCCGGTCTGCTCACCAGCCTGGACGCGCGCGACATCCTCTTCATCGACGAAATCCACCGCCTCAACTCCGCCGTGGAGGAGTACCTCTACCCGGCGATGGAGGACTTCCGGCTGGACATCACCATCGACACGGGGCCGGCCGCCCGGGCGATGAAGATTGATTTGCCGCCCTTCACGCTCATCGGCGCCACCACGCGCACGGGCCTGCTCACCTCGCCGCTTCGTGACAGGTTCCAGATTCAGGAGCGCCTGGAGTACTACGACGCCCAGGCGCTGGAGCTCATCCTCCACCGCTCCGCGCGCATCCTCGGCATCCCCCTGGACAAGGACGCCGGGCGCGAGGTGGCCACGCGCTCGCGCGGCACGCCCCGCATCGTCAACCGGCTCCTGCGCCGGCTGCGCGACTTCGCGGAGGTGGAGGGCAACGGGCGCATCTCCCTGGAGCTGGCCAAAAAGTCCCTGGACCGGCTGGGCGTGGACGCCAGTGGTCTGGACTCCATGGACCGCAAGATTCTGCTCACCATCCTGGACAAGTTCGGTGGGGGCCCCGTGGGGGTGGAGACCATCGCCGCCAGCGTGGGCGAACAACGCGATACGATTGAGGACGTGTACGAGCCCTTCCTCATGCAGGAGGGCTTCCTCCAACGCACGCCCCGGGGCCGGATGGCCACGCACCGCACCTACCAGTATTTCAAGAAGCAGCCACCGCCCACTCCCCAGGGCAGCCTCTTCTGA
- a CDS encoding MBL fold metallo-hydrolase: MSQSPAFRPLPFLAEAHAETLPGPRLQKLRRAALQARERFVQEGPVAAVATCELVTFPYPSLFAFSGAASSPAPYVMMTHRMQVVQFVDANGERRTLLFNPSDYERGQAAPFYRSLRERYGAFLSDKVMSTQHGTVQSHLASLGLTPGDVDFLAFDHLHIQDLRGWLGGDGLSAYFPRAKLLVQRAEWEMVKDLHPMQSVWFVPGGADIPEERVVLLDGDTWLGKGAAILSTPGHTRGNMSLAVATSREVFVTSENGVATESYTPLLSAIPGVRRFAEHMGWEVVINGNSREDSLLQYSSMVVEKLFAGPSAVEGAFVNFHPSSLLTSHLLAPGLSPTIVLPAPNFGDVRPTPASRRAA, translated from the coding sequence ATGAGCCAGAGCCCCGCGTTCCGTCCCCTGCCCTTCCTCGCCGAGGCCCACGCCGAGACGCTGCCCGGCCCGCGCCTCCAGAAGCTGCGCCGCGCGGCGCTCCAGGCCCGCGAGCGCTTCGTCCAGGAGGGCCCGGTGGCGGCGGTGGCGACGTGTGAGCTCGTCACCTTCCCCTACCCGTCGCTGTTCGCCTTCAGCGGCGCGGCGAGCTCCCCCGCGCCCTACGTGATGATGACCCACCGCATGCAGGTGGTGCAGTTCGTGGACGCGAACGGCGAGCGGCGCACGCTCCTGTTCAACCCCTCCGACTACGAGCGGGGACAGGCGGCGCCCTTCTACCGCTCGCTGAGGGAGCGCTACGGCGCCTTCCTCTCCGACAAGGTCATGTCCACCCAGCACGGCACGGTGCAGAGCCACCTGGCCTCGCTGGGGCTGACGCCCGGGGACGTGGACTTCCTCGCCTTCGACCACCTGCACATCCAGGACCTGCGTGGGTGGCTGGGCGGTGACGGCCTGTCCGCGTACTTCCCGCGCGCGAAGCTGCTGGTGCAGCGCGCGGAGTGGGAGATGGTCAAGGACCTGCACCCCATGCAGTCGGTGTGGTTCGTCCCTGGCGGCGCGGACATCCCCGAGGAGCGCGTGGTGCTGCTGGACGGGGACACGTGGCTGGGCAAGGGCGCGGCCATCCTGAGCACGCCGGGGCACACGCGCGGCAACATGTCCCTGGCGGTGGCCACCTCGCGCGAGGTGTTCGTCACCAGCGAGAACGGCGTGGCCACGGAGAGCTACACGCCGCTGCTCTCCGCCATCCCCGGGGTGCGCCGCTTCGCCGAGCACATGGGCTGGGAGGTGGTGATCAACGGCAACAGCCGCGAGGACTCCCTGCTGCAGTACTCGTCCATGGTGGTGGAGAAGCTCTTCGCCGGGCCCTCCGCGGTGGAGGGCGCCTTCGTGAACTTCCACCCGTCGTCGCTGTTGACGTCCCACCTGCTGGCGCCAGGGCTGTCGCCCACCATCGTCCTGCCCGCGCCCAACTTCGGCGACGTGCGGCCCACGCCCGCGAGCCGCCGCGCCGCCTGA
- a CDS encoding ELWxxDGT repeat protein, whose translation MKAWRGIPVLVSVLWGGLLAVGCGPAVEGVDAEGEAAVEAARADGMATAGRACTSERVMPSGTKPEWLVRGADRLFFSADSAGQGRELWSSPGGGGCAGLVKDIRAGAQGSVPRYLTALGRWVLFAADDGLQGPELWRTDGTEAGTVRVLDVWPGERGSAPRALTRVGTHVYFLAEAPGNGQELWRTDGTASGTRRVHAFVPGSDVLQLTAWGERLALVSYDAEAAALWVVEAGGEAREVYRSALGVFDALTAADRRLFFVRDTGEGLVELWAVSGRPATATKVRDFSGGAPSEFTALGSVVLFHAGSDGNSGELGDTRHGGELWRSDGTTAGTRLVKDIWPGPKGSLPSDLVAMDGVLYFAAEDGWRGRELWRSDGTALGTWMVWDLQWGPESSEPRQLVAQDGWLLFSATTAAHGREAWKSDGWLWNTRRLTDIAPGTSSSNPRSFVRSGRDVFFLANEAAVGEALWVVPLHGAGPCANPQGPKGC comes from the coding sequence ATGAAGGCATGGCGTGGCATCCCGGTGCTCGTGTCCGTTCTTTGGGGAGGGCTCCTCGCGGTGGGGTGTGGTCCGGCGGTCGAAGGCGTCGACGCGGAGGGCGAGGCGGCGGTGGAGGCCGCGCGGGCCGACGGGATGGCGACGGCGGGCCGGGCCTGCACGTCGGAGCGGGTGATGCCCTCGGGCACGAAGCCGGAGTGGCTGGTGCGCGGCGCGGACCGGCTGTTCTTCAGCGCGGACTCGGCGGGGCAGGGGCGCGAGCTGTGGAGCAGCCCGGGGGGCGGCGGCTGCGCGGGCCTGGTGAAGGACATCCGGGCGGGGGCGCAGGGCTCGGTGCCGCGCTACCTGACGGCGCTGGGGCGCTGGGTGCTCTTCGCGGCGGATGACGGCCTGCAGGGGCCGGAGCTGTGGCGCACGGACGGCACGGAGGCGGGCACGGTGCGGGTGCTGGACGTGTGGCCGGGCGAGCGGGGCTCGGCGCCGCGCGCGCTCACCCGCGTGGGCACGCACGTCTACTTCCTCGCGGAGGCGCCGGGAAATGGCCAGGAGCTGTGGCGCACGGACGGCACCGCGTCCGGCACGCGGCGGGTGCACGCGTTCGTCCCCGGCAGTGACGTGCTCCAGCTCACCGCCTGGGGCGAGCGGCTCGCGCTGGTCTCCTACGACGCCGAGGCCGCGGCGCTGTGGGTGGTCGAGGCGGGCGGCGAGGCGCGCGAGGTGTACCGCTCCGCCTTGGGCGTGTTCGACGCGCTGACGGCGGCGGACCGTCGGCTCTTCTTCGTGCGCGACACGGGCGAGGGCCTCGTGGAGCTGTGGGCGGTGTCGGGGCGTCCGGCCACCGCGACGAAGGTGCGCGACTTCAGCGGCGGGGCCCCCTCGGAGTTCACCGCGCTGGGCAGCGTGGTGCTCTTCCACGCGGGCTCGGACGGCAACTCCGGCGAGCTGGGCGACACGCGGCACGGCGGCGAGCTGTGGCGCAGCGACGGCACGACGGCGGGCACGCGCCTGGTGAAGGACATCTGGCCGGGGCCGAAGGGCTCGCTGCCCTCGGACCTGGTCGCGATGGACGGCGTGCTGTACTTCGCGGCGGAGGACGGCTGGCGCGGGCGCGAGCTGTGGCGCAGTGACGGCACGGCGCTGGGTACGTGGATGGTCTGGGACCTCCAGTGGGGGCCGGAGAGCAGCGAGCCTCGCCAGCTGGTGGCGCAGGATGGCTGGCTGCTCTTCTCGGCGACCACCGCCGCGCATGGACGCGAGGCGTGGAAGAGCGACGGCTGGCTGTGGAACACGCGCCGGCTGACGGACATCGCCCCGGGCACGTCGTCGTCCAACCCCCGCTCGTTCGTGCGCTCGGGCCGCGACGTGTTCTTCCTCGCCAACGAGGCCGCCGTGGGCGAGGCGCTCTGGGTGGTGCCGCTCCACGGCGCGGGGCCGTGCGCGAACCCCCAGGGCCCGAAGGGCTGCTGA
- the ruvA gene encoding Holliday junction branch migration protein RuvA, giving the protein MIARLRGVVLEKDAEDAVIDVQGVGYRVNLSTLTLGKLPPEGQPVEVRIRTVVREDAFELFGFLTKAEEDVFLLLNGVSRVGPRMALGVLSGMEVPELVAALSRGEVARLAKIHGVGKKTAERLVLELKDKMKNVHLEAVSRGTAPAPASATQSDLVSALLNLGYKPPQAEKAAELATSRLGADASFQDLFREALKSLRAGG; this is encoded by the coding sequence ATGATTGCTCGGTTGCGGGGCGTGGTGCTGGAGAAGGACGCCGAGGACGCCGTCATCGACGTGCAGGGCGTGGGCTACCGGGTGAACCTCTCCACCCTGACGCTGGGCAAGCTCCCCCCGGAAGGGCAGCCGGTGGAGGTGCGCATCCGCACCGTGGTGCGCGAGGACGCCTTCGAGCTGTTCGGCTTCCTCACCAAGGCCGAGGAGGACGTCTTCCTGCTGCTCAACGGCGTCTCCCGCGTGGGCCCCCGCATGGCGCTGGGCGTGCTGTCCGGCATGGAGGTGCCGGAGCTGGTGGCGGCCCTGTCGCGCGGCGAGGTGGCCCGGCTGGCCAAGATCCATGGCGTCGGGAAGAAGACCGCCGAGCGGCTGGTGCTGGAGCTCAAGGACAAGATGAAGAACGTCCACCTGGAGGCGGTCTCCCGAGGCACCGCGCCCGCCCCGGCCAGCGCCACCCAGTCCGACCTGGTCTCCGCCCTCCTCAACCTGGGCTACAAGCCCCCGCAGGCGGAGAAGGCCGCGGAGCTCGCCACCAGCCGGCTGGGCGCCGACGCTTCCTTCCAAGATTTGTTCCGCGAGGCCCTCAAGTCCCTCCGGGCAGGCGGCTGA